The DNA segment ACGGTATATTCGTGAATGATATCCACCCCCTGGACCGCCGGATCATCCGTATTCAGGCTGGCGAGGACGCCATGCTCAAGGAACGTTTTCAGCGGATGCACGGACAATGATGCCACGGTGCTGGTCTGAATATTCGACGTCAGACAGGATTCGATGCCAATCCGTTGTTCCGCGAGGAAATCCATCAGCGCCGGATCCTCTACCGCTTTCACGCCGTGACCGATGCGTTCCGCGCCCAGTTCGCAAATAGCCTGCCAGATGCTTTCCGGACCGGCGGCTTCACCGGCGTGCACCGTAATGTGCCAGCCCGCGTCACGCGCGCGGTTGAAATGGGACAGGAACAGACTGCCCGGGAAGCCCAGTTCATCACCGGCAAGGTCAAGTGCGGTGATCCGATCGCGGTGCGCCAGCAGCGCTTCCAGCTCCTGTAGACACGCGGCCTCGCCGAAAGTCCGGCTCATGATGCCGATCAGTTGCGCCTGCACGCCAAAGGTTTTGCAGCCTTCTTGCACGCCGGCAATAACGGCTTCCACCACGCCAGCAACCGGCAGTTGATGCGTCATTGCCATGTAACCCGGGGAAAAACGCAGCTCAACGTAGTGCAGGCCATTGCGTGCGGCGTCTTCGATATTTTCAAACGCGACGCGGCGACAGGCGTCGAGGGAAGCTAAGACTTTTACACCCCAGTCCAGTTTCGACAGAAAGCTCACGAGATCCGGTTCAGTGGCCGTGACCTGTACATGAGGGATCAGCGTTTCAAGGGTTTGCGCAGGGAGGGGCAAATTGAACTGGCGGCCAAGATCCAGAATGGTTTGTGCCCGGATGTTACCATCAAGGTGGCGATGAATGTCAGTTAACGGCAGGGAAGTATCAATCATGGTCGCACTCATTATTCGTAGATAAAAGTGCGCGCTATTATAAAAACAAAAGCAGGGGAAAAGCTATGTTGCGCAATGATTAATTCCATTGCGCAATGGGGTGTCAGCGTACCGATCGGATCGCGTTAATTAATCCGTTCACGCCTTTTTCGAGTTTTGAACGCGGGCACCCGGCATTCAGTCGTACAAAACCGCGTCCTTCATCACCGTAGGTATAGCCGGGCATGATGGCGATTTTCTCCTGTTGAATCAACGCATTCTGCAATGCCTTATCATCAATGTTCAATGCCCGCAGGTCGATCCACGCGAGATAGGTCGACTGCGGCACCGGCCAGTTGAGTTCAGGAAAAGCGTCGTTCAGGGTATCCGCAATGTAGCGTAGATTATCCCGGAGATACGCCCGCAGCGCGTCCAGCCACGCCTCGCCCTGTTCATAGGCCGCGATATGAGCAGTCAGCGCCAGCACGGCGGGAGAGGACAGACCGTCGCGACCTTTTAACGCGTTGAGATACGCATCACGGCTGTCAGCGTCTTCAATCATCCCGTAAGCGCCGGTCAGCGCCGGAATATTGAAGCTTTTGGAGCCAGAGGTGAACAACGCCCAACTGTCACGCGCCACATGGCTCCAGGGGATGTGCGGCTGTTCGCCCCAGACCATATCCATATGAATTTCATCAGATATTACCCGCACGCCGTGACGCTGGCAGCGTTCCGCCATCGCTTCCAGTTCCTCGCGCGTCCAGACTTTACCGGTCGGGTTATGCGGGCTGCACAACAGCAGAATCTTACTTTCCGGGCGCGCCAGTGCCGTATCCAGTTTCTCCATATCGCAATGCCAGTTGCCATTGCGTTGTTCCAACGCCACCGGGACAACATGACGCTGATTGCCTTCGATAGCTTTATAGAACGCGTCATAGGCCGGAGTATGGAGCACCACGCCGTCACCGACAGAAGACCACTGGCGGATGAGTTGTGACACCATATAGATTACGGAAGGGCCATACACCAGCGATCCGCTATCGATGCGCGTGTTGTGGCGCCGGGCAAACCAGTGGGCAACCGCGCCGAGAAACTCATCATTCTTCCAGCGACTGTAGCCCAGCACGCCGTGAGCGAGGCGCTGGTTCAGCGCCTCCAGGATGCAGGGAGCCGTCGCGAAATCCATATCGGAGATGGTAAACGGCAGCAGGTCGGCAGTGCCGAAGCGATCGGCCACGTAATCCCATTGCGTGCACCACGTACCGTGACGGTCAACAACCTGTGAAAAATCAAACATGTGCGTGTCCTTATGCCTGAACGGTATTCATCAGGCCAGCCATTTCGTCTTTAACCGACTGGACCTGCGGGCCGATCACCACCTGCAGGTTATGTTGATTCAACTGCACGACGCCGATGGCGCGATTGTCCTTCAGCGCCTGTACATCGACCCGCGACATATCCTTAACGGAAAGACGCAGACGGGTAATGCAGTTATCCAGACTGACGATGTTATCGGCACCGCCCAGCGCGGCCAGAATAGCAGGCACGTTATAACCCGATTTTCCCGGCGTTCCGGCAACGGCTTTTTCGATCGAGCTGGCGATTTCACTGTCGCGACCCGGTGTTTTGAGGTTAAAGCGAGTAATAGCGAAGCGGAAGATGGCGTAATACACCACGAACCAGACTGCCGCGACGACCGGGACCAGATACCACTTGGTGGACAGTCCGTGCAGGATCCCAAACACCACAAAGTCGATGATATTGCCGTCAGTGTTACCGATCGTTACACCCAGTACTGACATCATGGTAAAGCCCAGACCGGTCAACAACGCGTGAATAACATACAGCACCGGTGCAACAAACAGGAACAGGAATTCCAGCGGTTCCGTCGTGCCGCCAACGACACAGGCAATCAGACCCGAAATCAGCAGCCCTTTGATCTTGTGACGATTCTCCGGACGTGCGCAGTGATACATCGCTAACGCCGCACCTGGCAAGCCGCCAAGGAACGCTGGCATTTTACCCTGTGACAGGAAGCGGGTGGCGCTTTCCGAGAAGCCTTGGGTGGTCGGGCAACTCAGCTGTGCCTGGAAAATGGTCAGCGCGCCGCTCACCGAATGACCGCACACTTCCTGGGTACCGCCAGCGTCGGTAAAGCGAATTAACGCCACCAGAATGTGATGCAGACCAAACGGCAACAACAGGCGTTCGCCAGTACCAAACAGCATCGGACCAAAGTCGCCCGCGCTATTGATCATATGACCCAGCCCGCTGATCCCCATCGCGAAAACCGGCCACACCAACGGGATCACCAGACCCACCAGCCCCATCACCACTGAAGAGACGATGGGGACAAAGCGGGTACCGCCGAAGAATGCCAGCGCATCCGGCAAACGGATGTTATGGAAACGCTCGTGCAGCATCCACACGATAATACCGGCGATCACCGCGCCGAGGATCCCGGTGTCAATTGACTGAATGCCGAGGATATTCTGGATGTTGTTGGCTTTCAGGATCGCCGCATCGGTGGTCGGCAGAATACCCTTTGCGGTCAGCCAGAAGTTGACGGCGAGGTTCATTACCGCGTAACCGACAAAACCGGCAAATGCCGCAACGCCTTTGTTTTCGCGGGCCAGCCCGAGCGGGATCGCAATACAGAACATCACCGGCAGAAAACTGAAGGCGAATGAGCCCACTTTGCTCATCCAGGTAAAGATGGCCTGAAGCACTGGGTTACCCAGTGCCGGAAGCAGGGTGATCACATCGTGGCTGCTGAGCGAACTGCCAATCCCGAGCATAATGCCGCAAAACGAAAGCAGCGCCACGGGCAGCATAAACGTTTTCCCTAACTGCTGGAAAAATTCCCACAGCGTAATTTTTGGTGTTGTCTTCGCCGTCATCTAACGACTCCTTGTGCAAATCCATGGGTAATGAGAAAATTTGATCAAGAAGATAAAACGTTTTATCACTTTTTAGTGCGGTGAAAATCACATTATCAGAGGATATTAACGCGTATAAATAGATGTAATAGATAAAACGTTTTATCTGTCACATTATCAGGGAGTCTGGCGTTTTTATGGCCATAGCCAAAAAAATCACTATCCACGATGTCGCACTGGCGGCGGGCGTCTCCGTCAGCACGGTTTCACTGGTGCTCAGCGGCAAAGGCCGCATTTCAACCGCCACCGGCGAACGAGTAAATGCGGCGATAGAACAACTGGGTTTTGTGCGTAACCGTCAGGCTTCGGTGTTACGGGGAGGCCAGAGCGGGGTGATTGGACTGATTGTCCGCGATCTGACGGCACCGTTTTATGCAGAACTGACGGCGGGGTTAACGGAAGCGCTGGAAGCACAGGGCCGGATGGCGTTTTTGTTGCATGGCGGTCAGGATGGTGAACAACTGGCGCAGCGTTTTGCCATGCTACTGAATCAGGGCGTTGACGGCGTGGTGATCGCCGGGGCGGCTGGCAGTAGCGATGATCTGCGTCTGATGGCTGAAGAAAAGGGCATTCCGGTGGTTTTCGCCTCACGAGCCAGTTATCTGGACGATGTGGATACCGTGCGTCCGGACAACATGCAGGCCGCGCAACTGCTGACGGAGCATCTGATTCGTCACGGCCATCAGCGCATCGCATGGCTAGGGGGGCAGAGTTCATCATTAACGCGTGCGGAACGCGTCGGCGGCTACTGCGCGACACTGCTGAAATACGGTTTACCGTTTCATAGCGACTGGGTAATGGAATGCGTGTCCAGCCAGAAGCAGGCCGCCGAGGCAATCGGTGCGTTACTACGACGGAATCCGACCATCAGCGCCGTGGTGTGCTATAACGAAACGATTGCGATGGGCGCGTGGTTTGGCCTGATGCGGGCGGGACGGCAGAGCGGTGAAGTGGGGGTTGATCGCTACTTTGAGCAGCAGGTTTCATTAGGCGCCTTTGCCGATGTGGCGGAAAACGCGCTGGACGATCTGCCGATTGTCTGGGCGACAATGCCGGCGCGGGAAATGGGTTACAGTCTGGCGGAACGCATCCTGCAACGCATTGCGCGTGAGGAGAGTCACACCCGCAGTCAGACGTTGTCTGCGCGACTGGTGGTGCAAGAATAAACCCCTCCGTAGAGGGGTTCTGGCGATTACTGCTGGGGCAGAACCATGCCGAACATTCCGACAAACTCTTCCAGCGGCATCTTCTTCCCGTTTAAGGTCACCTGACCATTAGCGTACTGCAGGCTGGTGCCAATGGTGTTGTCCTCAAGGGTGGTAATGCGGAACATCTGTCCCATCGCGGCGAGGCCCTTCACCTGCTGGTTGGCAAGTTTAGCGGCTTCCTCCTGCTGATAACCTTCCAGACGGGCGACCTGAGTCATAAACTCAACGGCCATATCCACTGGAATCGACAGCTTACCGTCGAGCGATTTCACCGAACGGTCGACTTCGTCGGCCAGCGTCTGCGGTTCACCCTGCGCGGTGGCCGGATCCTTCAGGAACAGGGATAGATTCAGCGCCGTTTCGCCTTTGGCATTTTTCCAGCTCAACGGCGCAATGGTAATGACCGGTTCGCCTTTCATTAACAGCGGCAGGGCGCCAAAGAAAGCTTCGGTCACTCTCTGCTGATACAGTTCCGGGTTGTTCGCCACTTCCGGCTGCGATAACAGCGCCTGGGTCTGGGCATTATACTGCTGGCTGAACTGATGCCATGCCGCGCCGTCAATCTGACCGACTTTCAGCGTCAGCTTGCCGCTTCCCAGATCCTGATTCTGAACCTTGAGGCTGTTCAGAGTGTAATCCAGTTGGCTGTTGATGGTTTTACCGTCATCCACGAGATCGGTCTTCCCGCTGATCTCCATGCCTTCCAGCAGCGCCATCTCTTTGCCTTCAACGGCGAGGGACATTTTCCCAATCGTGACTTTCTGATTGCCGACGCGCTCACCGAAGCTCGCAAGCGTGCTGGAACCTTCTGTTTTCAGGTCGTTAAAGGAGAGCTGGACCTTCTGATCGTACTCATTCACCGCATCGACCAGACCGCTCTTCGCTTCACCGGAAAGGGAAACCACTTTGCCTTCTTTATCGGCATTGAAAATAAATTCGCCGCCGCTGAATGCGACTTTCTCCGCCCCTTTATCGTAGTTCAGCGGTTTCAGCGACATTGCGGAACGGGTATCTCCGCTGTAGCTAATCCGTGAATTGATCTCAAAAGGCGTTTCACCTTTCGCCATCTCAAAGAGCGGTTTGCTGACGTCGTTATTGACCAGGGTCGTCTTTACTGAGGCCATCGACGGCAGAAGATTAAAGGTTTTCAGTTGAGCGAACGGGAAGGGACCATGATCGACGGATTCGTCAAGCACCACGCTTTGGCCAGCTTTCAGCCATGGATTTTCTTTTCCGGCTACCGGCTTAAGCACCAACTGTAACTGGCTGCTGAAGACGCCACGCTGATAGCTCTGATAAGCGAGTTCCACGTTTGCTTCCGGCGCGGTGAGTTTAATCTGCGCATTGGCCTGGCTGACCATCTCAGCCAGATGGGTTTCCAGCTTTTTACCTGTGTACCATGCACCGCCCGTCCAGACGACGCCGAGTGCGACGATCACACCTGCAGCTACCAGCGATTTTTTCATATTGTTTATCCATAAAATGAAACCAGGCGGTAGAGACCGCCTGGCAAAGTCATAAGCCTTTTACAAGCTTAGCAAGAGTTACTACAAAATTCAGTAAGTTGCTAGAGTTTGTTGTAAACCCGCGCCACACGGCCCACGCCGCTGACGCTCACCGGTGACTCTTCGGCGCTGATAAACGCCGATTCACCCGGTTTCAGCACCAGACGCTGTTCGCCTTTGCTTAACACCGCTTCGCCTTCAACACAGAACAGGATAGCCGCGCTGTGCTGCTCGATCGCTGTCTCCTGGGCGGACAGATCATGCAGAGAGAACGCGAAATCATCGACCGGGATCGGGAAATCGAGCTCCGCGCCATGTTTCACCGGCGTGGTCAACAACTGGTTAGCCGGTTTCGCGTCAAACTTCACATTGGCGACCAGTTCCGGGATGTCGATGTATTTCGGCGTCAGACCCGCACGCAGCACGTTATCGGAGTTCGCCATGACTTCCAGCGCGACACCTTGCAGATAGGCATGCGGCGTTTCGGCGAACAGGAACATCGCGTCGCCAGGATTCAGTTTCACCACGTTCAGCAGTAGAGGTGAGAAGAGGCCGCTGTCGTCCGGGTAAAACTCTGCGATAAGGCGGATAGTCTGCCACGGCTCGCCTTGCTGGGTTTCCAGCGCCGCTTTCAGAATCGCCAGCGCACGGGATTTCTCCTCACCCTGCATACTCAGCAGACCGGCAAACAACTGGCTCAGCCGCTCCGCGTTGGGCTGTTCGAGAAAATGGGCGATGGCGGTGTGTGCGCCAGCCACCGGTTGCAGCAGCGAAACGATTTCAGAGAACTCGCGGAATGCGTTCATGGCAAGGAACGGGGTCAGCGCGAAAACCAGCTCCGGCTTATGGTTCGGATCTTTGTAGTTGCGCTCTGCGGCATCCATCGGAATACCGGCGGCGTTCTCTTTAGCAAAGCCGATTTCAGAATTACGCTTATTCGGATGTACCTGGATGGACAGCGGTTGCGCGGCGCACAGCACTTTGAACAGGAACGGCAATTCGCCGAAGCGCTGCGCCACGGCATCACCCAGCAGTGCGGATTGATTTTCGTCAATCACGTCACGCAGCGAGACGATCTGCCCGCTGGCGTCTTCAATCCTGGAGCTACTTTTCGGGTGCGCGCCCATCCACAGTTCCGCCATGGGTAACTGCTGCGGATTCGCCAGACCATAGAGTTCCGTCAGCGCCGTTTTACTTCCCCAGGCGTAGTTCTGCACGGAGTTGATGAGTTTTTGCATGTTCAATGCCCTGTTGCAAGTTGGAAATCAGTGGAAACTTAATTCGACTATTAAAGCAAGAAACCTGTGGGAAGTAACCTGTGGGCGCAAAAAGTCGTACTTGTCTCAGTTTTTGTTAAAAAATTGTGTAGGATAGTGTAACTCGCTTTTAACGAGGGCAATGGAACATCTGCCCTGAAGCCTAAGAAAATCAGACCGAGCAGTAAGTGAGAGAACAATGTCAAACAAACCCTTTCATTATCAGGATCCTTTTCCCCTTAAAAAGGATGATACCGAATACACCCTGCTGACCAGTGAATACGTCTCCGTTGCCGAATTTGAAGGACAAGAGATCCTCAAAGTCGACCCGGAAGCGTTAACGCTGCTCGCGCGTCAGGCCTTCCATGACGCCTCATTTATGCTGCGCCCCGCACACCAACAGCAGGTTGCCGACATTCTGCGCGACCCAGACGCCAGTGAAAACGACAAATATGTGGCGCTGCAGTTCCTGCGTAACTCTGACATCGCGGCGAAGGGTATTTTGCCAACCTGCCAGGATACCGGCACGGCGATTATCGTCGGCAAAAAGGGCCAGCGCGTCTGGACCGGCGGTGGTGATGAAGCGGCGCTGGCGCGTGGGGTGTATAACACCTACATCGAAGATAACCTGCGCTATTCGCAAAACGCCGCGCTGGATATGTATAAAGAGGTGAACACCGGCACCAACCTACCTGCGCAGATTGACCTCTACAGCGTCGATGGCGATGAGTACAAATTCCTTTGCATCGCGAAGGGCGGCGGTTCCGCGAACAAGACCTATCTTTATCAGGAAACCAAAGCGCTGCTCACTCCGGGCAAGCTGAAAAACTACCTGGTTGAGAAGATGCGGACGCTGGGGACCGCAGCGTGTCCGCCATACCACATTGCCTTTGTGATCGGCGGGACGTCGGCAGAGGCAAACCTGAAGACCGTGAAGCTGGCGTCGGCGAAATACTATGATGAACTGCCGACCGAGGGGAATGAACATGGTCAGGCGTTCCGTGACGTCGAGCTGGAAAAGGAGCTGCTGACGGAAGCGCAAAACCTTGGTTTAGGCGCGCAGTTTGGCGGCAAATACTTTGCTCACGATATTCGCGTGATCCGTCTGCCGCGCCACGGCGCATCCTGTCCGGTCGGAATGGGCGTCTCCTGCTCGGCGGATCGCAACATCAAAGCGAAGATCAACCGTAAAGGCATCTGGATCGAGAAGCTGGAGCACAATCCGGGCAAATACATTCCTGAAGAACTGCGTAAAGCGGGCGAAGGGGAAGCGGTACGCGTTGACCTGAACCGTCCAATGAAAGCGATCCTCGAACAGCTGTCGCAATATCCGGTGTCGACCCGTCTTTCCCTGAACGGCACGATCATCGTCGGTCGTGATATTGCGCACGCTAAATTAAAAGAGCGGATGGATAATGGCGAAGGGCTGCCGCAGTATGTAAAAGATCACCCGATTTACTACGCCGGTCCGGCGAAGACGCCGGAAGGCTATGCCTCCGGTTCACTCGGCCCGACCACCGCCGGGCGTATGGATTCGTATGTTGATCAGCTTCAGTCGCAGGGCGGGAGTATGATCATGCTGGCCAAGGGTAACCGCAGCCAGCAGGTGACTGACGCCTGTCAAAAACATGGTGGATTCTACCTCGGCAGCATTGGCGGTCCGGCAGCCGTACTGGCGCAGGGCAGCATCAAGAGCCTGGAGTGCGTGGAATATCCGGAACTCGGAATGGAAGCTATCTGGAAAATCGAAGTTGAAGATTTCCCGGCCTTTATTCTCGTTGATGATAAAGGCAACGATTTCTTCCAGCAGATTCAGACGTCGCAGTGCGCACGCTGCGTTAAGTAACGTCAGCCGCCCTTCGGGGCGGTTTTTTTTATCGCACAAACCACCAAACGGTGGTGCTGACATCGTTGATACTCATAAGACCGCAAGCAAGTGGGCAATGTCGAACATAACCTAATCAATTCATTATCTAAGGAGCAGGTCATGGTAACGGTACGCAGCGAGAAAGATTCGATGGGCGCGATTGATGTCCCGGCAGATAAACTGTGGGGAGCGCAAACCCAGCGTTCGCTTGAGCATTTTCGGATCTCCACCGAGAAAATGCCCATCTCGCTGATCCACGCGCTGGCGCTCACCAAGCGTGCAGCGGCAAAGGTTAACGACGATTTAGGGTTGCTGGCCGCCGACAAAGCCGCCGCCATTATGCAGGCCGCGGATGAGGTGCTGGCAGATAAACACGCGGAGGAATTCCCTCTGGCTATCTGGCAGACCGGGTCGGGTACGCAAAGCAACATGAATATGAACGAAGTGCTGGCGAACCGGGCCAGTGAACTGTTGGGCGGCGTTCGCGGCATGGAGCGCAAAGTCCATCCTAATGATGACGTCAACAAGAGCCAGAGTTCGAACGACGTCTTTCCGACGGCGATGCATGTGGCTGCGCTGCTGGCGTTGCGCAGTCATCTGATTCCGCAGTTGCAGGTGTTGACGAAGACGCTGAACGAGAAATCCCACGCTTTCGCCGATATTGTCAAAATTGGCCGTACTCATCTCCAGGACGCTACGCCGCTAACGCTGGGGCAGGAGATTTCTGGCTGGGTGGCGATGTTAGAACACAACCTGCGGCACATTGAAAACAGTCTGCCGCACGTGGCCGAACTGGCGTTGGGCGGTACAGCGGTCGGCACCGGGCTGAATACGCATCCGGAATATGCCCGCCGCGTCGCTGACGAACTGGCGGCCATCACCCAGGCTCCTTTTGTCACCGCGCCGAACAAGTTCGAAGCGCTGGCGACCTGTGATGCGCTGGTTCATGCCCACGGCGCGCTGAAAGGGCTGGCGGCGTCGCTAATGAAAATCGCCAATGATGTGCGTTGGCTGGCGTCGGGGCCGCGCTGCGGCATTGGCGAAATCGCTATCCCGGAAAATGAACCGGGCAGCTCGATCATGCCGGGCAAAGTTAACCCAACCCAGTGTGAGGCGCTGACGATGCTGTGTTGTCAGGTGATGGGGAACGATGTGGCGATCAACATCGGCGGCGCATCAGGCAACTTCGAACTGAACGTCTTCCGTCCGATGGTAATCCACAACTTCCTGCAATCGGTGCGTCTGCTGGCGGATGGTATGGAGAGTTTCAACGAACATTGTGCGGTCGGTATCGAACCCAATCGTGAGCGAATTAATCAGTTGCTCAATGAATCACTGATGCTCGTCACCGCGTTGAATACCCATATCGGCTACGACAAAGCGGCGGAAATCGCCAAGAAAGCGCATAAAGAAGGGCTGACGCTGAAAGCTTCGGCTCTGGCGCTGGGCTATCTCACCGAAGCGGAGTTCGACAGCTGGGTGCGGCCAGAGCAGATGGTTGGCAGTATGAAACCGGGGCGTTAATCCGCCACATACAGGTGCAGTCGTGGGATCATCAGACGCAGCGGCTGCGCCTGCGGTTTAAATCGATGCTGTACGTTTTCGGCATCGTAG comes from the Citrobacter amalonaticus genome and includes:
- the add gene encoding adenosine deaminase, with the protein product MIDTSLPLTDIHRHLDGNIRAQTILDLGRQFNLPLPAQTLETLIPHVQVTATEPDLVSFLSKLDWGVKVLASLDACRRVAFENIEDAARNGLHYVELRFSPGYMAMTHQLPVAGVVEAVIAGVQEGCKTFGVQAQLIGIMSRTFGEAACLQELEALLAHRDRITALDLAGDELGFPGSLFLSHFNRARDAGWHITVHAGEAAGPESIWQAICELGAERIGHGVKAVEDPALMDFLAEQRIGIESCLTSNIQTSTVASLSVHPLKTFLEHGVLASLNTDDPAVQGVDIIHEYTVAAPAAGLSREQIHQAQINGLEIAFLSAAEKQALRDKVAAA
- a CDS encoding MalY/PatB family protein codes for the protein MFDFSQVVDRHGTWCTQWDYVADRFGTADLLPFTISDMDFATAPCILEALNQRLAHGVLGYSRWKNDEFLGAVAHWFARRHNTRIDSGSLVYGPSVIYMVSQLIRQWSSVGDGVVLHTPAYDAFYKAIEGNQRHVVPVALEQRNGNWHCDMEKLDTALARPESKILLLCSPHNPTGKVWTREELEAMAERCQRHGVRVISDEIHMDMVWGEQPHIPWSHVARDSWALFTSGSKSFNIPALTGAYGMIEDADSRDAYLNALKGRDGLSSPAVLALTAHIAAYEQGEAWLDALRAYLRDNLRYIADTLNDAFPELNWPVPQSTYLAWIDLRALNIDDKALQNALIQQEKIAIMPGYTYGDEGRGFVRLNAGCPRSKLEKGVNGLINAIRSVR
- the malX gene encoding PTS maltose transporter subunit IICB, with the translated sequence MTAKTTPKITLWEFFQQLGKTFMLPVALLSFCGIMLGIGSSLSSHDVITLLPALGNPVLQAIFTWMSKVGSFAFSFLPVMFCIAIPLGLARENKGVAAFAGFVGYAVMNLAVNFWLTAKGILPTTDAAILKANNIQNILGIQSIDTGILGAVIAGIIVWMLHERFHNIRLPDALAFFGGTRFVPIVSSVVMGLVGLVIPLVWPVFAMGISGLGHMINSAGDFGPMLFGTGERLLLPFGLHHILVALIRFTDAGGTQEVCGHSVSGALTIFQAQLSCPTTQGFSESATRFLSQGKMPAFLGGLPGAALAMYHCARPENRHKIKGLLISGLIACVVGGTTEPLEFLFLFVAPVLYVIHALLTGLGFTMMSVLGVTIGNTDGNIIDFVVFGILHGLSTKWYLVPVVAAVWFVVYYAIFRFAITRFNLKTPGRDSEIASSIEKAVAGTPGKSGYNVPAILAALGGADNIVSLDNCITRLRLSVKDMSRVDVQALKDNRAIGVVQLNQHNLQVVIGPQVQSVKDEMAGLMNTVQA
- a CDS encoding Mal regulon transcriptional regulator MalI, which translates into the protein MAIAKKITIHDVALAAGVSVSTVSLVLSGKGRISTATGERVNAAIEQLGFVRNRQASVLRGGQSGVIGLIVRDLTAPFYAELTAGLTEALEAQGRMAFLLHGGQDGEQLAQRFAMLLNQGVDGVVIAGAAGSSDDLRLMAEEKGIPVVFASRASYLDDVDTVRPDNMQAAQLLTEHLIRHGHQRIAWLGGQSSSLTRAERVGGYCATLLKYGLPFHSDWVMECVSSQKQAAEAIGALLRRNPTISAVVCYNETIAMGAWFGLMRAGRQSGEVGVDRYFEQQVSLGAFADVAENALDDLPIVWATMPAREMGYSLAERILQRIAREESHTRSQTLSARLVVQE
- a CDS encoding YdgA family protein, encoding MKKSLVAAGVIVALGVVWTGGAWYTGKKLETHLAEMVSQANAQIKLTAPEANVELAYQSYQRGVFSSQLQLVLKPVAGKENPWLKAGQSVVLDESVDHGPFPFAQLKTFNLLPSMASVKTTLVNNDVSKPLFEMAKGETPFEINSRISYSGDTRSAMSLKPLNYDKGAEKVAFSGGEFIFNADKEGKVVSLSGEAKSGLVDAVNEYDQKVQLSFNDLKTEGSSTLASFGERVGNQKVTIGKMSLAVEGKEMALLEGMEISGKTDLVDDGKTINSQLDYTLNSLKVQNQDLGSGKLTLKVGQIDGAAWHQFSQQYNAQTQALLSQPEVANNPELYQQRVTEAFFGALPLLMKGEPVITIAPLSWKNAKGETALNLSLFLKDPATAQGEPQTLADEVDRSVKSLDGKLSIPVDMAVEFMTQVARLEGYQQEEAAKLANQQVKGLAAMGQMFRITTLEDNTIGTSLQYANGQVTLNGKKMPLEEFVGMFGMVLPQQ
- the manA gene encoding mannose-6-phosphate isomerase, translating into MQKLINSVQNYAWGSKTALTELYGLANPQQLPMAELWMGAHPKSSSRIEDASGQIVSLRDVIDENQSALLGDAVAQRFGELPFLFKVLCAAQPLSIQVHPNKRNSEIGFAKENAAGIPMDAAERNYKDPNHKPELVFALTPFLAMNAFREFSEIVSLLQPVAGAHTAIAHFLEQPNAERLSQLFAGLLSMQGEEKSRALAILKAALETQQGEPWQTIRLIAEFYPDDSGLFSPLLLNVVKLNPGDAMFLFAETPHAYLQGVALEVMANSDNVLRAGLTPKYIDIPELVANVKFDAKPANQLLTTPVKHGAELDFPIPVDDFAFSLHDLSAQETAIEQHSAAILFCVEGEAVLSKGEQRLVLKPGESAFISAEESPVSVSGVGRVARVYNKL
- the fumB gene encoding class I fumarate hydratase, producing the protein MSNKPFHYQDPFPLKKDDTEYTLLTSEYVSVAEFEGQEILKVDPEALTLLARQAFHDASFMLRPAHQQQVADILRDPDASENDKYVALQFLRNSDIAAKGILPTCQDTGTAIIVGKKGQRVWTGGGDEAALARGVYNTYIEDNLRYSQNAALDMYKEVNTGTNLPAQIDLYSVDGDEYKFLCIAKGGGSANKTYLYQETKALLTPGKLKNYLVEKMRTLGTAACPPYHIAFVIGGTSAEANLKTVKLASAKYYDELPTEGNEHGQAFRDVELEKELLTEAQNLGLGAQFGGKYFAHDIRVIRLPRHGASCPVGMGVSCSADRNIKAKINRKGIWIEKLEHNPGKYIPEELRKAGEGEAVRVDLNRPMKAILEQLSQYPVSTRLSLNGTIIVGRDIAHAKLKERMDNGEGLPQYVKDHPIYYAGPAKTPEGYASGSLGPTTAGRMDSYVDQLQSQGGSMIMLAKGNRSQQVTDACQKHGGFYLGSIGGPAAVLAQGSIKSLECVEYPELGMEAIWKIEVEDFPAFILVDDKGNDFFQQIQTSQCARCVK
- the fumC gene encoding class II fumarate hydratase codes for the protein MVTVRSEKDSMGAIDVPADKLWGAQTQRSLEHFRISTEKMPISLIHALALTKRAAAKVNDDLGLLAADKAAAIMQAADEVLADKHAEEFPLAIWQTGSGTQSNMNMNEVLANRASELLGGVRGMERKVHPNDDVNKSQSSNDVFPTAMHVAALLALRSHLIPQLQVLTKTLNEKSHAFADIVKIGRTHLQDATPLTLGQEISGWVAMLEHNLRHIENSLPHVAELALGGTAVGTGLNTHPEYARRVADELAAITQAPFVTAPNKFEALATCDALVHAHGALKGLAASLMKIANDVRWLASGPRCGIGEIAIPENEPGSSIMPGKVNPTQCEALTMLCCQVMGNDVAINIGGASGNFELNVFRPMVIHNFLQSVRLLADGMESFNEHCAVGIEPNRERINQLLNESLMLVTALNTHIGYDKAAEIAKKAHKEGLTLKASALALGYLTEAEFDSWVRPEQMVGSMKPGR